AGAAATATCAGACGTAGATATGtcagataatgaaaatgaaaaacagaaaaacGCATAGTGCTGGTCCTAGGACATTCTCAGGTAAAGAAAATGGAAAGTACCtttgatgaaataaatgaagaGGAGGAAACCTTTTATTTTATAACACACTCAATAGGTGGTGCTACTTGTTATGATACATCTGAAGAAGTAAAGGGGTGTGAAGCAGAGGCAGTTGTGCTTTTTGTAGGAAGTAATGATATAGATAGTGAAGATGTAGAATCAACaaatgatattagaaataatatcataGATCTGGTAAATGATATCTCCAATGTGGTTGGAGTGAAGATAGTCTATATCGTTACTGTGGAACCCCGTACAAGCCTGAGATATGTAACCTACAGTATAATGAATATCGAAAAAATCGAAATAGGTTGAACCAAAGGTTACGTAAGTCATCAggttattatatcattaataatggtCTCACTGAAAAGGATCTAGGCCATGATGGAGTTCATTTAACTCAAGAAGCCTCTGAAACACTAACGAGAAGAATATATGATAGAGTCAGCAGTGATGCTGATTCAGGAGAATGCTAATAGCACAAGTGGACCAAGTGGGGTGGGGATGAGGGACTACGCatcttacattgcattagttatAAGTTGTATATAATTATGGTGATAAGTTTTGAACTGAATTTCTCTTGAAGTGTGTTAATTGATTGCATTTAATGGGgtggttatatatgaaaaattgttgAAATTGTATATTCTACATAAACAGTTGTTTGTTGAAATTGCGGAAAATTTGAAAATGTATATTGGTTTTAGCTGGTTTGATAATTATCATTGGAAAAATGTCGGATAGAGAAGCTTTGGTGAGGTCACGAGGTGGTTAAAAGGGTGTAATCACCAAATGGATAAATAAGATAGACTCTACTATTGCTGCAGGTaatgtcaatacattgtcttcaattaaagatttaattatgaaacaaatgaaGACTGTGCACGACCtgaatgaaaagatattagccTTAACCACTGAAGAAGATCGAATGAAAGAGGTGGAAGAGCAAGCAGAGTATGAAGTAGTAATTGGGGAACATTGGTATAAGTTGATCAATGCCATCACAGCGATATCAGGAAGCGGTTCTCCTGGAAATCCTCCGACCACACCTAAGACTAATGTTAGATTGCCGAAATTGGATCTCCCACATTTTACTGAAGATGTGTTGGAGTGGAATTCCTTTTGGGAATTGTACAATGTGTCGGTTCACCAGCGAGGGGATTTAGAACTAATTCAGAAATTCTCATATCTGCAAAGTTTGCTCACAGGAGATGCTCTAAAATTGATTTCAGGATTTAAGTTGGAAGCTGCGAATTATTCATAAGCTATATCTCTTCTCTAAGTCACTTATGGGAAAAAGGATGAGATCAAACGAGTTCTAGTAAGAAGATTACTAGAAATGGAgtctccatctcctgattcagaatcATTGCAATCATTCAGAGCAAATTTTGAATGCTCGATCAGATCATTAGAGAGTGAAAACCTAAGAGTTGAATGAGCTCTACACTATTTTGTTTCATGGTAAGTTGcctaagagtgttagtgaaactgTAAAACGCAGATGTGGAGATGATTGGCTTGTATTTGACACATTTAAGAAATATCTAGAAGAAGAAATTCACAATCTAAGATCTTTCGTCTCAACAGATGTAAATAAACCTGGAACTCTATCAACAATATCTATGTTCACAGTGAATCAATCACAATCTGTTAGACCTAAGAAtaaaggaaatgtgaataaatttagtTCTCAACAAACAAGAAAATGTGCGTTGTGTGAAGGCGAACACTGGTGGACACAGTGTAAAACTTATGCCAGTAGGGATAAGAAACTGAGTCGTCTCGGGTTTTTACGattgtgttttgtgtgtgcatcAAATAAACAATATAGTGTAGATTGTGAAAAGCAAATTTGTGGAAACGGATGCAGATTAAAACATCATCGTGTATTATGTGATAAACAACAAACCAGCGAACCAAGTAAATCAACAACCAAATCAGCAAGtaaacctaataataatggtgtgcaAGTTGGAACACTTTCCGTAAGTGATCAGGGTCAGAAATCCAAACAGAGGTCAATTTTACCAGCAGCCACAATTGTGTTAAAGGGTAAAGGAAGACACTTGGTATGCCTTCGTGGATTATTGGACACTTGTGCGGAACGAACCTTTATCAGAAGGTCAGCACTTAAGGACGTACAGTATAGAACTAAAGGCATGGAAAAAATTGCCTTGAGGGGTTATTTGACAAGTAAACCTGTGAACGAGTATGAGACAGTTAGTATTTCCATACCTTATAAGGGTAGATTGATTATTATGGATTGTATTGTGGTAGATGAGTTACCAGAGCATACTAAGAAATTCAACGTTAAACGAAATTTGAAAACGTTGtgtaaaaccaaaatttgtctagcgGACAAAGAT
Above is a window of Palaemon carinicauda isolate YSFRI2023 chromosome 30, ASM3689809v2, whole genome shotgun sequence DNA encoding:
- the LOC137623656 gene encoding uncharacterized protein, with amino-acid sequence MKQMKTVHDLNEKILALTTEEDRMKEVEEQAEYEVVIGEHWYKLINAITAISGSGSPGNPPTTPKTNVRLPKLDLPHFTEDVLEWNSFWELYNVSVHQRGDLELIQKFSYLQSLLTGDALKLISGFKCGDDWLVFDTFKKYLEEEIHNLRSFVSTDVNKPGTLSTISMFTVNQSQSVRPKNKGNVNKFSSQQTRKCALCEGEHWWTQCKTYASRDKKLSRLGFLRLCFVCASNKQYSVDCEKQICGNGCRLKHHRVLCDKQQTSEPSKSTTKSASKPNNNGVQVGTLSVSDQGQKSKQRSILPAATIVLKGKGRHLVCLRGLLDTCAERTFIRRSALKDVQYRTKGMEKIALRGYLTSKPVNEYETVSISIPYKGRLIIMDCIVVDELPEHTKKFNVKRNLKTLCKTKICLADKDFDLPVDKQAPFDMLVGVDNVYNILHPGFRKTGKLILLPTIFGYVVTGSCNAPPVQETQLTVLKLATNEEVIEATHKFYSDIRNDLDILWNLDKVGIECNELEEHDRKVLEDFESTIVYSEMEKQYVVALP